A single Fodinibius saliphilus DNA region contains:
- the lexA gene encoding transcriptional repressor LexA has translation MENLTSKQQQFYQSLVSFFQKHLRLPSHREAAELNDFKSANSSVQYHRALVKKGYLKKDGSENYTFTSALDIWPGNKPASTIPILGEITAGAMQEAIESDMGQLTFKYLFPNTENIFALRVKGMSMKDLDITDGDFVLLSQTEIRDGDIGAVLYNDETTLKRIHKEENSLRMEPANPEYDDIIIVPDEAEEVRILGKYVGHMNEQGIFKSPY, from the coding sequence ATGGAAAATCTGACATCCAAACAGCAGCAATTTTATCAAAGCCTGGTTTCTTTTTTCCAGAAGCATTTGCGCCTGCCCAGTCACCGTGAGGCTGCTGAGCTCAATGACTTTAAATCAGCGAACAGTTCGGTACAATATCATCGTGCGCTGGTAAAAAAAGGATACCTCAAAAAAGACGGTTCCGAAAACTATACTTTTACCTCTGCCCTTGATATTTGGCCAGGAAACAAACCTGCATCAACTATTCCTATCTTGGGCGAAATCACGGCTGGGGCTATGCAAGAGGCGATTGAATCAGATATGGGGCAACTTACTTTTAAGTACCTTTTTCCCAATACCGAAAACATTTTTGCACTGCGCGTAAAAGGGATGAGTATGAAAGATCTGGATATTACAGATGGAGATTTTGTACTGCTTTCTCAAACGGAGATCCGAGATGGTGATATCGGAGCCGTACTTTATAATGATGAAACTACGCTCAAACGCATCCATAAAGAAGAGAATAGCCTGCGGATGGAGCCGGCTAACCCTGAATACGATGACATTATAATAGTGCCAGATGAAGCTGAGGAAGTACGGATCTTGGGCAAATATGTGGGACATATGAACGAACAAGGCATATTTAAGTCACCGTATTAA